TGAAGTGATCGTCCTCAGCCTCCAGGTCTTGGGGCTCCTGCAGGGAGCCCTCCAGAAtcagctcctcctgctcctgcctgtcacccgtgtcaccggGGCCCAGCTGACGCACCACCTTCCGGATGACCTGTCGGGATCCGCACAGCCGGACATCACAGCCGGCCCCAGGCACCAGCCTCCCTCCTTGCCCAGCCCGGCCCTGAACCGCTGGGGGCACGCAGCCTCCCTCCCACGCGCAGGGGCTGGCCGGAGAAGCGCCGTGACCGTAACCGAAGATGGAGGGACACGGGTGCCCCGCATGGGCCCCTGGCTGCAGGGACGAGCAGGGCGGTTGGGCAGAGGGGACAGGAGAAAGGCTGCAGCATTGCCCTTGCCCACACCATGCCCTCGATCACTCACCTTCCTGGTGATGATATTGCCGTGATCATCTGTGAACtgctcctcagtcacctgctctCCAGGGAGGTGAAGAACTTCATTCCCCTGCAACGACAGGAGGGATTTTAGGGGGGTGAGAGGAGCTCCTTTGCAGCCAGAACAGTACATGTGACATGCACCCCACggcctctgtctcctgccctgccctgtccctTCACTGCTCTCCTCTGCATCTGCCCCAGGGCTGCTCTCTCAGCTCCCTGCTTGTTACCTTCACGAGGACGCGCCGGCGGACGACTCTGGTGGAGAGAACCTCCTCATCGTCCACCAGCCCCGGGCTCTCCCCGAGCTCCTTGTCCAGCTCACGGTGGGCATGTTTGAGCAGGAAGCGCACAGAGCCCCTGACGATGTGCATGACGTTCTGGCAGCTGACCAGGAAGAaggccagcagcaccagggcgACCAGCAGCTGGGCCAGGAaaccccacatcctgcagccgcATGCGTGTCCTGCGGGTCTGCGCCCACCGCTCAGCGCCCAGCCATGCCGGCtggctggggcaggcagagcgccCGGGGCCGGAGCAGCCCTGCGGGTCGGTGCCTGGCTCCGCAGGAGGACGGTTGTAACCCCGCGGCAGGACGGCTGTAACCCCGTGGCAGGACGGCTGTAACCCCGCGGCAGGACGGCTGTAACCCCGCGGCAGGACGGCTGTAACCCCGCGGCAGGACGGCTGTAACCCTAGCTGTCACTGTGTGGGCGGTGAGAAGGCAGCGGGCAGGTGGGGCGTCCTTTGGGCTCACAGTGTCTGCCAGTCATGAGGCCAGGGCTGTGACAGCACCACCCATCCCCAGCTGGGCAGTAAACAGGACAGCCCTGTCCCCCTTTGGTGTCAGCTTGCCAACAACCTGTCTTCCTAGTTGTAGTGGTGCAGTCCCCTATCACAGGACAAATGAAGCCCCAGGAGCTCGGGGCATCACCGGAATCGCACGTGACGCAGGAGACACACAGCAGAGCCGAGTGACCACATCCGAGCACGGCTGTGCCGCTGGGATGGCTGTGCATGCCTGGCCGATGACGGCGTTCACCCTCCCCTCGTACCTGCTGGCTCTGCGCAGCTCTGGTGGGACGCCCACCGCACAGCCTGGCCCCCAGACCAGCTCTATTTCTGGTTCCAGCAGGCTGCTAGGGCAGATACTTGATAAGGAAACAGGCAGGGAGGTTGGCTGTGGGCTGGGTTATAAATGGAGAGCAAGAGCTCAGGTATCAGGCACAGCAGCTATTCTGGGCTGAGGGGCACCCCCAGGGGCAGGGAGCACCCAGGAGGCTTGTGTCTCTGGCAGCCCCGTTCTGCCCGGCCGAGCAGGCTCAGGGAAGGGCTGTCCACAGGCTCTGCACCTCCTGTGGGGCCAGGTCTCCCTGTCTTACCCTCACCTGGCCAAAGAAGCGGCTGTCTGCCTCCTCCCGCCAGCCGCccaggggatgctggggctgcCAGTTGCTGTCCTCAGCGGAGCTGACTCGCATCAGCTCCATGGCCGGCACCAGGACCTGCTCTTGCTCCTGGCCCTGTGCCCCGGTGGCCATGGTGTGCGTTGGGAGCAGCCTTCGGGTGACCCCCTCCTGCCAGGAGCCCGCTGTCAGGTCCTGTAGGCAGGAGATAAAGGAGCCTTCTGCATTCCAGTCCCTCAGCCTGGGCACCagagagggacagggacaaggagagagagacagagagagagaggcagTCAGCTTGGCCTGCAGTGCTGTCCCCGAGCACCAGCCTTGCTGTGCAGGCACACCGGCACAGCCTGCTCCACCACGCACAGGGCTCCCCGTTTGCAGCGCTGCCGGGCGCCTGGCACAAGCAGCACAAAATGCAGATGCGCAAAGGGCACAGGCTTCCTCCCTGCCATGCTCCCTGCCCCCCCCACAGACCCAGCGTCTATGGCAGGACGACTTCAGGGACCTCAGGGGACCAGTGCCACAGGGAAACAGAACACAGCCCAAGCTGAAATGGCTCTGGGAAGCACAACCCAGGGCCTGGCTGTCTGCTGGGGTCCCTGTCGGGTGCTCTGCCAGGAGCCCCCAAGAGAATCTCCAGAGAGGTGCAAGGCACTCAGACCGAGTCGCTGCTCTGCCTGCCAGGAACAACTGGGCTCCAGGTCTGGAGACCAGCAGAGAAGCAAGCAAAGCTGGGAGATCATTGCAGCTTGCCCAGCACAGGGCAATAGTTGTCAAAGCGGTTCTGCTCCCCTCCTGCAGGCACCACGGCACCCCAGGTCGCAGTACCTGTCTGCGCTCCTCTCCACGACGTGGCTAACGGTGGGGGATGCTGTGATCCTGGCTTGCACCTTCTGCTGAACTGAAACAAAAGAGACTTCACTCTCTGGGTCCTGCTCCCCGGTCCCTGGGTGGCGATCACCGGCTGGCATCTTCCCCTCTGGCCTCTGCCCCTCCTCCTGCTCTAGAAGGTCAATCAGGCCATTCATGGCATCTGAGTCCACTGTGTCATCCTCAACCAGGTCCATAGAGCCCATGTGGTCCGGGCCATGCGCCTCTGCTAGAAGTTGCCCCGGAAACCGGCCTTCGCTTGTGGCATCCGAGTCCTCGGCCTTGCTGCACTCCAGAGAGGAGTCCtcagctgtcaccagcgagggggTGAGTCCCGAGGACCACACCTGCATGTCGGACATCTCCATCAGGGCGTCCTGCTCAGTGGCAGCCATGGGGATAGCATCCATGATGGCCACCTCATTCCAGTACTGGTCGGCACGC
This DNA window, taken from Patagioenas fasciata isolate bPatFas1 chromosome 26, bPatFas1.hap1, whole genome shotgun sequence, encodes the following:
- the ANK1 gene encoding ankyrin-1 isoform X11, giving the protein MWGFLAQLLVALVLLAFFLVSCQNVMHIVRGSVRFLLKHAHRELDKELGESPGLVDDEEVLSTRVVRRRVLVKGNEVLHLPGEQVTEEQFTDDHGNIITRKVIRKVVRQLGPGDTGDRQEQEELILEGSLQEPQDLEAEDDHFIKYSILHRDGLGAKEEVRASVPKLDVSGGRMGAQIVKRASLKRGKQ